From a region of the Holophagales bacterium genome:
- a CDS encoding EAL domain-containing protein: MIPGSRSLAEIDVAARRMLAALSQPFRVGGMGLEIGASAGVALFPDQGRDSHELLRCADVALHRAKRTPGSVASYLRELDEHTPERLAMLSELGKAIREGELVLHFQPKVALQYGFIEGFEALVRWRHPRLGLLAPERFVPFAEATDVMLPLTSWVVRSALEQLTRWNRQLPRLTMAINLSMRNLLDRSCPDVLAGIVREVGVDPGVVEFELTETAIMADPETAMTALDRITASGSRLAIDDFGTGYSSLSYLKRLPVDVLKIDRSFIADMTSGSRSRAIVQSTVQLAHSLDLGVVAEGIEERGRTQLPG; the protein is encoded by the coding sequence GTGATTCCGGGGTCCCGGAGCCTCGCCGAGATCGACGTCGCGGCACGGCGCATGCTCGCGGCTCTCTCTCAGCCGTTCCGGGTGGGCGGCATGGGGCTCGAGATCGGGGCGAGCGCCGGCGTCGCCCTCTTCCCTGATCAGGGGCGCGACAGCCACGAACTGCTCCGCTGCGCGGACGTGGCGCTCCACCGGGCCAAGAGGACGCCCGGGAGCGTGGCCTCCTACCTGCGCGAGCTGGACGAGCACACGCCAGAGCGGCTCGCCATGCTGTCGGAGCTGGGAAAGGCGATCCGCGAAGGGGAGCTCGTCCTCCACTTCCAGCCGAAGGTGGCGCTGCAGTACGGCTTCATCGAGGGGTTCGAGGCGCTCGTGAGGTGGCGGCACCCGCGGCTCGGGCTCCTCGCCCCGGAGAGGTTCGTGCCGTTCGCCGAGGCGACCGACGTGATGCTGCCGCTGACGAGCTGGGTGGTGAGGAGCGCCCTCGAGCAGCTGACGCGCTGGAACCGGCAGCTGCCGCGGCTCACGATGGCGATCAACCTCTCCATGCGGAACCTCCTCGACCGCAGCTGCCCCGACGTGCTCGCGGGAATCGTGCGGGAGGTGGGCGTCGACCCGGGCGTCGTGGAGTTCGAGCTGACCGAGACGGCGATCATGGCCGACCCGGAGACGGCGATGACGGCTCTCGACCGCATCACGGCCTCGGGTTCGCGCCTCGCCATCGACGACTTCGGCACCGGGTACTCCTCGCTCTCCTACCTCAAGCGCCTGCCGGTGGACGTCCTGAAGATCGACCGCTCCTTCATCGCCGACATGACGTCCGGGTCGCGGAGCCGCGCGATCGTCCAGTCGACCGTGCAGCTCGCGCACAGTCTCGACCTCGGCGTCGTGGCGGAGGGAATCGAGGAGCGCGGGCGCACGCAGCTCCCAGGATGA
- a CDS encoding SpoIIE family protein phosphatase has protein sequence MTRASATADRLELERLRVLVEASKLINSSIEPTVLFSTIVTLARERLGVERGTLFFVDEARQEIWARIPMEGDVSEIRLPMGKGIAGTVAATGETVVVPDAWADPRFDASVDRRSGFRTRSILCVPIRNRGGRIVGVLQLLNKREGGFGASDLEFLELVSGHVAIGMENATLHLSLLEKDRMQRELALGKEIQKRLLPEPPRGIPGTEIAATSVACFEVSGDAYDFLELPSGDLGLSIADVSGKGVAAALVMSSLQAALRVAAPLDESPVRLTARLDKLIHELAGGRKYVTFFFGCYSPATGRLRYVNAGHNPPLMVSGGQVTPLGSTGCRWAFSRIRRGRRPRWSCRPEPRSSSTRTASPRPPRRTTRSSGWTASRRSRRRWRGGRPPR, from the coding sequence GTGACGAGAGCCTCCGCGACCGCCGATCGCCTGGAGCTCGAGCGGCTCCGCGTCCTCGTCGAGGCGTCGAAGCTGATCAACTCCTCGATCGAGCCGACGGTTCTCTTCTCCACGATCGTGACGCTCGCCAGGGAGAGGCTCGGCGTCGAGCGGGGGACGCTCTTCTTCGTCGACGAGGCGAGGCAGGAGATATGGGCTCGAATCCCGATGGAGGGCGACGTCTCGGAGATCCGTCTTCCGATGGGAAAGGGGATCGCCGGGACCGTCGCGGCGACCGGCGAGACGGTCGTCGTTCCCGACGCGTGGGCGGACCCGCGGTTCGACGCGTCGGTGGACCGCCGGTCGGGCTTTCGGACACGGTCGATTCTCTGCGTTCCGATCCGGAACCGCGGCGGGCGCATCGTCGGCGTCCTCCAGCTCCTGAACAAGCGGGAGGGTGGGTTTGGCGCGTCGGACCTCGAGTTCCTCGAGCTCGTCTCCGGGCACGTCGCCATCGGGATGGAGAACGCCACGCTCCACCTGAGCCTTCTCGAGAAGGACCGGATGCAGCGCGAGCTCGCGCTCGGCAAGGAGATCCAGAAGCGCCTCCTGCCGGAGCCGCCGCGGGGGATTCCCGGGACCGAGATCGCCGCGACGAGCGTGGCCTGTTTCGAGGTGAGCGGCGACGCGTACGACTTCCTCGAGCTTCCGTCCGGCGACCTCGGCCTCTCCATCGCGGACGTCTCGGGCAAGGGGGTCGCGGCGGCCCTCGTCATGTCGAGCCTGCAGGCGGCGCTGCGGGTCGCCGCGCCGCTCGACGAGAGCCCCGTCCGGCTGACGGCACGCCTCGACAAGCTGATCCACGAGCTGGCGGGGGGACGGAAGTACGTCACGTTCTTCTTCGGCTGCTACAGCCCGGCGACGGGGCGCCTGCGCTACGTCAACGCGGGGCACAACCCGCCGCTGATGGTGAGCGGCGGCCAGGTGACGCCCCTCGGCAGCACGGGGTGCCGGTGGGCCTTCTCCCGAATTCGGCGTGGAAGGAGGCCGAGGTGGTCCTGCCGCCCGGAGCCTCGATCGTCTTCTACACGGACGGCCTCACCGAGGCCACCGCGCCGGACGACGAGGAGTTCGGGATGGACCGCCTCTCGGCGCTCGCGACGTCGCTGGCGGGGCGGCCGGCCTCCGAGGTGA
- the pssA gene encoding CDP-diacylglycerol--serine O-phosphatidyltransferase, whose amino-acid sequence MTTATPRKHFSMIREFHLADWFTLANAVCGVGALFSVMTYLETSDVRHVYWASALVFAALVFDVLDGRIARWRQTSSPMGQELDSLADVISFGVAPAILAYGCGMQGLYDRIVLVGFVACGVSRLARYNVTAEALSEGTGKVKYFEGTPIPTSILLVLLVAFAARSGAVGQDLWLGVVRLGGFDLHPLVLVFALSGSLMISRIRIPKP is encoded by the coding sequence ATGACGACCGCGACACCGCGCAAGCACTTCTCGATGATCCGGGAGTTCCACCTGGCGGACTGGTTCACGCTCGCGAATGCCGTCTGCGGCGTCGGAGCGCTCTTTTCCGTCATGACCTACCTGGAAACGAGCGACGTCCGGCACGTCTATTGGGCCAGCGCGCTCGTCTTCGCGGCGCTCGTCTTCGACGTCCTGGACGGACGCATCGCCCGGTGGCGGCAGACGTCGTCCCCCATGGGTCAGGAGCTCGACTCGCTCGCCGACGTCATCTCCTTCGGCGTGGCCCCCGCGATCCTCGCGTACGGCTGTGGCATGCAGGGCCTGTACGACCGCATCGTCCTCGTCGGCTTCGTCGCCTGCGGAGTCTCACGCCTCGCCCGCTACAACGTCACCGCCGAGGCGCTGTCCGAGGGAACGGGCAAGGTGAAGTACTTCGAAGGGACGCCGATCCCCACATCCATCCTCCTCGTGCTGCTCGTGGCCTTCGCCGCGAGGTCCGGCGCCGTTGGACAGGACCTCTGGCTCGGCGTCGTCCGGCTGGGCGGCTTCGACCTTCATCCCCTGGTCCTCGTCTTTGCTCTGTCGGGCTCGCTGATGATCAGCCGGATCCGCATTCCCAAGCCGTGA
- a CDS encoding alpha/beta fold hydrolase, translating into MPFADRGTHRLSYETLGREDAPTLLLVMGMSFSARAWGPLPERLAREFRVVVFDNRGSGESTAPLRPFGMSDLADDAAAVLEAAGAGPASVFGISMGGMIAIELALRHPDRVSALALGATFGGWRESRKASLQVMAELIAGGALSRMGSHRLIAGALVSKELAGSDLARFGAWVETTGRVGPRVLALQLAAVTAWDATPRLGEIRVPTLAITGDADQLVPVANSRRIVTAIPGARLVLLPGAGHCFPLERFEETARAVTAFFREAASRIP; encoded by the coding sequence ATGCCGTTCGCCGATCGCGGAACCCACCGCCTCTCGTACGAGACGCTCGGGCGCGAGGACGCGCCGACGCTGCTGCTCGTCATGGGGATGAGCTTCTCGGCCCGGGCGTGGGGGCCGCTGCCCGAGCGGCTGGCGCGGGAGTTCCGCGTCGTCGTCTTCGACAACCGCGGATCGGGTGAATCGACGGCGCCGCTGCGCCCGTTCGGAATGAGCGACCTGGCCGACGACGCGGCGGCGGTGCTGGAAGCCGCCGGGGCCGGGCCCGCTTCCGTCTTCGGGATCTCGATGGGCGGGATGATCGCGATCGAGCTGGCGCTCCGGCACCCGGACCGCGTGAGCGCGCTCGCGCTCGGCGCGACGTTCGGGGGCTGGAGGGAGAGCCGGAAGGCGTCGCTTCAGGTGATGGCAGAGCTGATCGCCGGAGGAGCGCTGTCGCGGATGGGCTCGCACCGGCTCATCGCCGGCGCCCTCGTCTCGAAGGAGCTGGCCGGCAGCGACCTCGCGCGATTCGGGGCGTGGGTCGAGACCACGGGCCGCGTGGGCCCGCGCGTCCTCGCGCTGCAGCTGGCCGCGGTGACGGCCTGGGACGCGACGCCCCGGCTCGGGGAGATCCGCGTCCCGACCCTCGCCATCACGGGTGACGCCGACCAGCTCGTGCCGGTTGCGAACTCGCGGCGGATCGTGACGGCGATCCCCGGCGCGAGGCTCGTCCTGCTGCCCGGAGCCGGGCACTGCTTTCCGCTCGAGCGGTTCGAGGAGACGGCGCGCGCGGTGACGGCGTTCTTCCGCGAGGCCGCCTCCCGCATTCCCTGA
- a CDS encoding GNAT family N-acetyltransferase translates to MDEIEIGEATTQDREWSARLMAASEPWITLRRGLDVLLPAALDPEYVVLVARRRGTPCGFIRIHPRGVAGSPYVASVAVTEAERGRGVGTALLDATEARYPKARYVFLCVSPFNTRARALYERYGYRLVGELPDYVVDGHSELLMGKRLA, encoded by the coding sequence ATGGACGAGATCGAGATCGGCGAGGCGACGACGCAAGACCGGGAATGGTCCGCGCGGCTGATGGCCGCGAGCGAGCCGTGGATCACCCTGCGGCGCGGGCTCGACGTCCTCCTTCCCGCGGCCCTCGACCCCGAGTACGTCGTCCTCGTGGCGCGGCGGCGCGGCACACCGTGCGGGTTCATCCGGATTCATCCGCGCGGCGTGGCCGGGTCGCCGTACGTGGCGAGCGTGGCCGTGACGGAAGCGGAGCGCGGTCGAGGCGTGGGGACCGCCCTTCTCGACGCGACCGAGGCCCGCTACCCGAAGGCGCGCTACGTCTTTCTCTGCGTGTCACCGTTCAACACCCGCGCCCGCGCGCTCTACGAACGTTACGGGTATCGGCTCGTCGGCGAGCTGCCCGACTACGTCGTCGACGGCCATTCGGAGCTGCTGATGGGAAAGAGGCTCGCGTGA
- a CDS encoding DUF350 domain-containing protein, whose protein sequence is MNARFDLAVVAAGMVAYGVAVVTAALLVFVVYRANAFITREVDEEGLLRGGHRSIAISLGAILLSQAVLLRHAVNPVMVMVRELFLEPPSAREAMVTALRCGGVVALLTLVAFASTALAAFLFTRMTRGLDERGEIHRDNVAVAIFHAFVLLAITAVLNEGMEDLARSLVPFGPRGVLTLP, encoded by the coding sequence ATGAATGCCCGATTCGACCTCGCGGTGGTCGCGGCGGGGATGGTCGCGTACGGCGTGGCCGTCGTGACGGCGGCCCTGCTCGTCTTCGTCGTCTACCGCGCGAACGCCTTCATCACCCGGGAGGTGGACGAGGAGGGGCTTCTCAGGGGCGGGCACCGCTCCATCGCCATCTCCCTCGGCGCGATTCTCCTGAGCCAGGCGGTGCTCCTGCGCCACGCGGTGAACCCGGTGATGGTGATGGTGCGCGAGCTGTTCCTCGAGCCGCCGTCGGCCCGCGAGGCGATGGTCACCGCCCTGCGCTGCGGCGGAGTCGTGGCGCTGCTCACGCTCGTGGCGTTCGCGTCGACGGCGCTCGCGGCGTTCCTCTTCACGCGCATGACCCGCGGGCTCGACGAGCGCGGCGAGATCCACCGCGACAACGTGGCGGTCGCGATCTTCCACGCCTTCGTCCTCCTCGCGATCACCGCCGTCCTGAACGAAGGCATGGAAGACCTCGCGCGGTCTCTCGTACCCTTCGGTCCGCGCGGCGTCCTGACGCTCCCTTGA
- a CDS encoding methionine adenosyltransferase yields MSTESLDFLLTSESVTEGHPDKVCDLIADAILDANIGPDPNARVACEVLCKGKRVVLAGEITSKSGLKRAHYEEIVREAIDGIGYVDPADPFHAKGVLVTNLLTRQSKEIGKAVSRATDAKKKDLGAGDQGIMFGYATDETPELLPLPILLAHRLTRGLAEARRAGDVPWLKPDGKSQVTVAYEGGKPVRVETVLISTSHQDGVSREEIETWVATKLAPKTLDGWMRDGIRFIGNPSGSFVLGGPSADAGVTGRKIIVDSYGGAARHGGGAWSGKDPSKVDRSGAYFCRWAARQVVKQGIARRAEIQVSYAIGEAKPMSVAVETFGTGDAKAAAALVSSFDFRPAAICERLNLRRPIYRSTTNYGHFGKPGLPWEE; encoded by the coding sequence ATGAGCACCGAGAGCCTCGACTTCCTGCTGACCTCCGAATCCGTGACCGAGGGCCACCCCGACAAGGTGTGCGACCTCATTGCCGACGCGATCCTCGACGCGAACATCGGGCCCGACCCGAACGCCCGCGTCGCCTGCGAGGTGCTCTGCAAGGGCAAGCGCGTCGTCCTCGCCGGGGAGATCACCTCGAAGTCCGGCCTGAAGAGGGCGCACTACGAGGAGATCGTCCGCGAGGCGATCGACGGGATCGGCTACGTCGATCCCGCGGACCCGTTCCACGCGAAGGGGGTCCTCGTCACGAACCTCCTGACGCGGCAGTCGAAGGAGATCGGCAAGGCGGTGAGCCGCGCGACCGACGCGAAGAAGAAGGACCTCGGTGCGGGCGACCAGGGAATCATGTTCGGGTACGCCACCGACGAGACGCCCGAGCTCCTTCCTCTCCCGATTCTCCTCGCCCATCGCCTCACGCGCGGTCTCGCCGAGGCGCGGCGCGCCGGCGACGTGCCGTGGCTGAAGCCCGACGGCAAGTCCCAGGTGACGGTGGCGTACGAGGGAGGCAAGCCGGTCCGCGTGGAGACGGTCCTCATCTCGACCTCGCACCAGGACGGCGTGTCGCGCGAGGAGATCGAGACCTGGGTCGCGACGAAGCTCGCGCCGAAGACGCTCGACGGCTGGATGCGCGACGGGATCCGCTTCATCGGGAACCCCTCGGGCTCCTTCGTCCTCGGCGGGCCCTCCGCCGACGCGGGCGTGACGGGCCGGAAGATCATCGTCGACAGCTACGGTGGCGCGGCGCGGCACGGCGGCGGCGCCTGGAGCGGCAAGGACCCCTCGAAGGTCGACCGCAGCGGCGCCTACTTCTGCCGCTGGGCCGCCCGGCAGGTCGTGAAGCAGGGCATCGCCCGGCGCGCCGAGATCCAGGTGTCGTACGCGATCGGCGAGGCGAAGCCGATGTCGGTGGCGGTGGAGACTTTCGGCACCGGAGACGCGAAGGCCGCTGCGGCGCTGGTCTCGTCGTTCGACTTCCGCCCCGCCGCGATCTGCGAACGGCTGAACCTGCGCCGCCCCATCTACCGCTCGACGACGAACTACGGCCACTTCGGCAAGCCCGGCCTCCCCTGGGAGGAATAG
- a CDS encoding PaaI family thioesterase, translated as MTPRIPPPTYEYLNAELLEQGSGRVRCRFRPTEEMTNPLGAVQGGILAAFFDDTMGPAIYSISAGRGFTTVSLNVSYLRAARPGEPLLCEAVVVKHGRSQAYVEATLTRESGGEIVARATAVNLFLDPTKKG; from the coding sequence GTGACGCCGAGGATCCCGCCGCCGACCTACGAGTACCTCAACGCCGAGCTGCTCGAGCAGGGTTCGGGCCGGGTCCGTTGCCGCTTCCGCCCGACGGAAGAGATGACGAACCCGCTCGGCGCGGTCCAGGGCGGGATCCTCGCCGCGTTCTTCGACGACACGATGGGCCCCGCGATCTACTCCATCTCGGCAGGTCGCGGGTTCACCACCGTGAGCCTGAACGTCTCGTACCTGCGCGCCGCCCGCCCCGGCGAGCCTCTCCTCTGCGAGGCCGTCGTCGTGAAGCACGGCCGCAGCCAGGCCTACGTCGAGGCGACCCTCACCCGCGAGAGCGGAGGAGAGATCGTTGCCCGCGCCACGGCCGTCAACCTCTTCCTCGACCCGACAAAGAAGGGGTAG
- a CDS encoding M2 family metallopeptidase, whose product MQRIRLLPLLALYFAFVPMTATAEAPTAADAKAFVEKAEEKLLAASIAAERANWVASNFITEDTELIAAEGNQRRMELAAGLAKEATRFDGLALDAEVARKLALLKLSLTLAAPADPKKSEELARVAAGMEAAYGRGKWTPPGGEPLDLEEISRRMATSRDPKELAALWAGWHSVAPPLRKDYARYVELGNAGAKELGFADMGAMWRSKYDMPPDAYARELDRLWEQVKPLYTSLHAYVRMRLRETYGKEVVPEKGPIPAHLLGNMWAQQWGNLYPILAPKDADPGYDLTKILVEKKTDARQMVRYGEGFFTSLGMAPLPKSFWDRSLFTRPRDREVVCHASAWCIDWVDDLRLKMCIEINAEDFATVHHELGHNVYQRAYNRQPVLFRDSANDGFHEAIGDTVALSLTPEYLVKLGLLPKAPPPGKDVGYLLNMALEKIAFLPFGLLIDKWRWQAFSGEVPEARWNQAWWDLKLKYQGVTPPVARTEADFDPAAKYHIASGTPYSRYFLAHVLQFQMHRALAKTAGCTTPIHTCSIYGNKEAGARLIKMLEMGQSKPWPDALEAVTGQRQMDATAVLEYFAPLQKWLDEQTKNAPKGW is encoded by the coding sequence ATGCAGAGAATCCGCCTCCTTCCCCTCCTCGCCCTGTACTTTGCGTTCGTCCCGATGACCGCAACCGCAGAGGCCCCGACCGCCGCCGATGCGAAGGCCTTCGTCGAGAAGGCCGAAGAGAAGCTCCTCGCCGCCTCGATCGCCGCCGAGCGTGCGAACTGGGTCGCCTCGAACTTCATCACCGAGGACACCGAGCTCATCGCCGCCGAGGGCAACCAGCGCCGGATGGAGCTGGCCGCCGGCCTCGCCAAGGAGGCGACCCGCTTCGACGGCCTCGCCCTCGACGCCGAGGTCGCCCGCAAGCTCGCGCTTCTCAAGCTCTCCCTCACGCTCGCCGCCCCTGCCGACCCGAAGAAGAGCGAGGAGCTCGCCCGCGTGGCGGCTGGCATGGAGGCGGCCTACGGGCGCGGCAAGTGGACGCCGCCCGGCGGCGAGCCGCTCGACCTCGAGGAGATCTCGCGCCGGATGGCGACGAGCCGCGACCCGAAAGAGCTCGCCGCGCTCTGGGCCGGCTGGCACTCCGTCGCCCCGCCGCTGCGCAAGGACTACGCCCGCTACGTCGAGCTCGGCAACGCGGGGGCGAAGGAGCTCGGCTTCGCCGACATGGGCGCGATGTGGCGGTCGAAATACGACATGCCGCCGGATGCCTACGCCAGGGAGCTCGACCGGCTCTGGGAACAGGTGAAGCCCCTGTACACCTCGCTTCACGCGTACGTCCGGATGAGGCTGCGCGAGACCTACGGCAAGGAGGTCGTCCCCGAGAAGGGGCCGATCCCGGCGCACCTCCTCGGGAACATGTGGGCCCAGCAGTGGGGCAACCTCTACCCGATCCTCGCCCCGAAGGACGCCGACCCGGGCTACGACCTCACGAAGATCCTCGTCGAGAAGAAGACCGACGCGCGGCAGATGGTCCGCTACGGAGAGGGCTTCTTCACCTCGCTCGGGATGGCGCCCCTCCCGAAGTCCTTCTGGGACCGTTCCCTCTTCACCCGCCCGCGCGACCGCGAGGTCGTCTGCCACGCGAGCGCCTGGTGCATCGACTGGGTCGACGACCTGCGGCTGAAGATGTGCATCGAGATCAACGCCGAGGACTTTGCCACCGTCCACCACGAGCTCGGGCACAACGTCTACCAGCGCGCCTACAACCGCCAGCCCGTCCTCTTTCGCGACAGCGCCAACGACGGCTTCCACGAGGCGATCGGCGACACGGTCGCCCTCTCGCTCACGCCGGAGTACCTCGTCAAGCTCGGTCTCCTCCCGAAGGCGCCTCCTCCCGGCAAGGACGTCGGTTACCTCCTGAACATGGCGCTCGAGAAGATCGCGTTCCTCCCGTTCGGCCTCCTCATCGACAAGTGGCGCTGGCAGGCCTTCTCGGGCGAGGTGCCCGAGGCCCGCTGGAACCAGGCGTGGTGGGACCTGAAGCTGAAGTACCAGGGCGTCACCCCGCCGGTGGCGCGCACCGAGGCCGACTTCGACCCGGCCGCCAAGTACCACATCGCCTCGGGCACTCCCTACTCGCGCTACTTCCTCGCGCACGTGCTCCAGTTCCAGATGCACCGCGCCCTCGCGAAGACGGCCGGCTGCACGACGCCGATCCACACCTGCTCGATCTACGGGAACAAGGAAGCGGGAGCCCGGCTGATCAAGATGCTCGAGATGGGGCAGAGCAAGCCGTGGCCCGACGCCCTCGAGGCCGTGACCGGGCAGCGCCAGATGGACGCCACGGCCGTCCTCGAGTACTTCGCGCCGCTCCAGAAGTGGCTCGACGAGCAGACGAAGAACGCCCCGAAGGGGTGGTGA
- a CDS encoding glycosyltransferase family 39 protein, whose product MDASLTPPRRPRGGRALRLLLEALAVTALAVVSLLAVWSHQRDDSPTSDEAIHLFSGAEALEDGFGWLNPEHPPLLKLAERSHCGRSACEPLCEITPCTSSPFGGYSQWLYGNRAPAHAIVAAGRRPFPWLLAALVVAMHLCVRPHAGPVAALLATGLVAFDPTFVAHAAYVHTDVGAALAFLLVTALCARAAAGTTLWRWLVLGLALGLALVTKFSTILLVPVVVAAGLRLPPSARGVRSPGTVPGRHATAPSAPSSPSASRRSSSRACTVRSCGACRPSSRRPRSVRTSRGAPRVRTRSSATRPSRGSPRRSGTTWPGPGGRAPERERARRELLPRRSLGAGFPSPPAVLLPKSTPAFLAILVCALPLGILRIRSGGPLPAASHALAVLVALRPFGRASRGRDALDVQHRSPPRPAGLDAPRLRGDRRLRPGPRRQARAPRGGGRRPRRFRRGFTPVRGPLAHRVLQRPRRGRRGRARVVLRLERRLGSGPLPAARLPAGARLGGDDDDRRLRGVATNYYSRTARLLDPEKSIAPGRYAVSHMMETLGTRFTREFEGEAAARQVDELLKALKARGRRIALVGGSITIWELPG is encoded by the coding sequence GTGGACGCCTCCCTGACACCGCCCCGCCGCCCGCGTGGCGGACGCGCCCTGCGGCTCCTCCTCGAGGCGCTCGCGGTGACGGCTCTGGCCGTCGTCTCCTTGCTGGCCGTCTGGTCCCATCAGCGAGACGACTCCCCGACGTCCGACGAGGCCATCCACCTCTTCTCGGGAGCGGAGGCGCTCGAAGACGGCTTCGGCTGGCTCAACCCCGAGCACCCGCCGCTCCTGAAGCTGGCGGAGCGTTCGCACTGCGGCCGCTCGGCCTGCGAACCCCTTTGCGAGATCACCCCGTGCACCTCCTCGCCGTTCGGTGGCTATTCGCAGTGGCTCTACGGCAACCGGGCTCCCGCCCACGCGATCGTCGCCGCGGGACGCCGCCCGTTTCCATGGCTTCTCGCCGCCCTCGTCGTCGCGATGCACCTCTGCGTCCGGCCGCACGCCGGTCCCGTCGCGGCCCTCCTCGCGACGGGACTCGTCGCCTTCGACCCGACTTTCGTCGCGCACGCGGCCTACGTCCACACCGACGTCGGCGCGGCGCTCGCGTTCCTCCTCGTCACGGCCCTTTGCGCGCGGGCGGCGGCGGGTACGACCCTCTGGCGCTGGCTCGTCCTCGGCCTCGCGCTCGGCCTCGCCCTCGTCACGAAGTTCTCGACGATCCTCCTCGTCCCGGTCGTCGTCGCCGCCGGACTCCGGCTTCCTCCGTCGGCGCGAGGAGTCCGAAGTCCCGGGACGGTCCCGGGTCGTCACGCGACCGCGCCATCGGCGCCCTCCTCGCCCTCGGCATCGCGGCGCTCGTCGTCCAGGGCGTGTACGGTGCGGTCCTGCGGCGCATGTCGCCCGAGCTCGCGGAGGCCTCGATCCGTTCGTACCTCCAGGGGCGCCCCGCGCGTCCGGACGAGGTCGAGCGCTACGCGGCCCTCGCGAGGATCGCCCCGCCGCTCGGGCACTACGTGGCCGGGGCCCGGGGGTCGCGCTCCTGAGCGAGAGAGGGCGCGGCGCGAACTTCTTCCGCGGCGAAGTCTCGGAGCGGGTTTCCCCTCTCCTCCCGCGGTCCTCCTCCCGAAGTCGACGCCGGCGTTCCTGGCGATCCTCGTGTGCGCGCTCCCGCTCGGCATCCTCCGGATCCGCAGCGGCGGGCCCCTGCCGGCCGCGAGCCATGCGCTCGCCGTCCTCGTTGCGCTTCGGCCTTTCGGCCGTGCTTCTCGTGGTCGCGACGCGCTCGACGTTCAACATCGGAGCCCGCCACGTCCTGCCGGTCTGGACGCTCCTCGTCTTCGCGGGGACCGTCGTCTTCGGCCGGGGCCTCGCCGGCAGGCCCGGGCTCCGCGCGGCGGCGGCCGCCGTCCTCGTCGGTTCCGCCGGGGCTTCACTCCTGTCCGCGGGCCCCTCGCCCATCGCGTACTTCAACGGCCTCGCCGGGGGCGCCGCGGGCGGGCGCGCGTGGTTCTCCGACTCGAACGTCGACTGGGGTCAGGACCTCTACCGGCTGCACGTCTACCTGCAGGAGCGCGGCTGGGAGGAGACGACGACGATCGTCGCCTTCGGGGCGTCGCCACGAACTACTACTCCCGGACGGCCCGCCTGCTCGACCCCGAGAAGAGCATCGCGCCGGGGCGCTACGCCGTCTCGCACATGATGGAGACGCTCGGTACCCGGTTCACGAGGGAGTTCGAGGGCGAGGCCGCGGCGCGCCAGGTGGACGAGCTCCTGAAGGCGCTGAAGGCGCGCGGCAGGAGGATCGCCCTCGTGGGCGGGTCGATCACGATCTGGGAGCTGCCGGGGTAG